Proteins from one Panthera leo isolate Ple1 chromosome D1, P.leo_Ple1_pat1.1, whole genome shotgun sequence genomic window:
- the LOC122201303 gene encoding olfactory receptor 4C11-like: MNSSVTEFILLGLTQDAGKQKAVFGVFLILYLATLLGNFLIVLTIKISKTLGSPMYFFLFYLSFADACFSTTTAPRLIVDALAQKKTISYKECMTQVFEAHFFGCMEILVLILMAFDRYVAICKPLRYTTIMSRHVCSVLVILAWVGSCIHSSAQIFLALRLPFCGPNVIDHYFCDLQPLLKLACMDTYVINLLVVSNSGAICTVSFIILLMSYIVILYSLRNHSAEGRRKALSTCTSHFIVVVLFFGPCIFMYTRPPTTFPIDKTVAVFYTIGTPLLNPLIYTLRNVEVKNAMKKLWCSKT; this comes from the coding sequence ATGAATAGCAGTGTGACTGAATTCATTCTCCTTGGGTTGACACAGGATGCAGGAAAGCAGAAGGCAGTATTTGGGGTCTTCTTGATTCTTTACCTTGCAACACTGTTGGGGAACTTTCTTATTGTATTGACTATTAAAATAAGCAAGACCCTTGGGAgtcccatgtacttcttcctgttCTATCTGTCTTTTGCTGACGCCTGCTTCTCTACAACCACAGCCCCCAGATTGATTGTGGATGCCCTTGCTCAGAAGAAGACCATTTCCTACAAAGAGTGCATGACTCAGGTCTTTGAAGCCCATTTCTTTGGGTGCATGGAAATCTTGGTGCTCATCCTCATGGCTTTTGATCGCTATGTAGCCATTTGTAAGCCCTTGCGATACACTACCATCATGAGCCGGCACGTGTGCAGCGTTTTGGTGATTTTAGCCTGGGTGGGATCTTGTATCCACTCTTCGGCACAAATTTTCCTGGCTTTGAGATTGCCTTTCTGTGGCCCCAACGTGATTGACCACTATTTCTGTGACTTGCAGCCCTTGTTGAAACTTGCCTGTATGGACACTTATGTGATAAATTTGCTAGTTGTTTCCAACAGTGGGGCCATATGCACGGTGAGTTTCATAATCCTGCTTATGTCCTATATTGTCATCTTGTACTCTCTGCGTAACCACAGTGCTGAAGGAAGGCGAAAAGCCCTTTCCACCTGCACCTCCCACTTTAttgtggttgttttattttttggtccaTGCATATTCATGTATACACGCCCCCCAACCACATTTCCAATAGACAAGACAGTGGCTGTGTTTTATACAATTGGGACGCCCTTGCTCAACCCTCTGATATATACACTGAGGAATGTTGAAGTGAAAAATGCCATGAAAAAGTTATGGTGTAGCAAAACATGA